Proteins encoded within one genomic window of Macaca fascicularis isolate 582-1 chromosome 16, T2T-MFA8v1.1:
- the LOC135967618 gene encoding galectin-9B-like isoform X4: MHMPLQKGMPFDLCFLVQSSDFKVMVNGSLFVQYFHRVPFHRVDTISVNGAVQLSYISFQNPRTVPVQPAFSMVPFSQPVCFPPRPRGRRQKPPGVRPANPAPITQTVIHTVQSAPGQMFSTPALPPVMYPHPAYPMPFVTTIPGGLYPSKSIILSGTVLPSAQRFHINLCSGSHIAFHLNPRFDENAVVRNTQINNCWGSEERSLPRKMPFVRGQSFSVWILCDTHCLKVAVDGQHLFEYYHRLRNLPAINKLEVGGDIQLTHVQT, translated from the exons ATGCACATGCCCCTCCAGAAGGGGATGCCCTttgacctctgcttcctggtgCAGAGCTCGGATTTCAAG GTGATGGTGAACGGGAGCCTCTTCGTGCAGTACTTCCACCGCGTGCCCTTCCACCGTGTGGACACCATCTCCGTCAATGGCGCTGTGCAGCTGTCCTACATCAGCTTCCAG AACCCCCGCACAGTCCCTGTTCAGCCCGCCTTCTCCATGGTGCCGTTCTCCCAGCCTGTCTGTTTCCCACCCAGGCCCAGGGGGCGCAGACAAAAA CCTCCCGGCGTGCGGCCCGCCAACCCGGCTCCCATT ACCCAGACAGTCATCCACACGGTGCAGAGCGCCCCTGGACAGATGTTCTCT ACTCCCGCCCTCCCACCTGTGATGTACCCCCACCCCGCCTAT CCAATGCCTTTTGTCACCACCATTCCGGGAGGACTGTATCCATCCAAGTCCATCATCCTGTCGGGCACTGTCCTGCCCAGTGCTCAGAG GTTCCACATCAACCTGTGCTCTGGGAGCCACATCGCCTTCCACCTGAACCCCCGTTTTGATGAGAACGCTGTGGTCCGCAACACCCAGATCAACAACTGTTGGGGGTCTGAGGAGCGAAGTCTGCCCCGAAAAATGCCCTTCGTCCGAGGCCAGAGCTTCTCG GTGTGGATCTTGTGTGACACGCACTGCCTCAAGGTGGCCGTGGATGGTCAGCACCTGTTTGAATATTACCATCGCCTGAGGAACCTGCCCGCCATCAACAAACTGGAAGTGGGGGGCGACATCCAGCTGACCCACGTGCAGACATAG
- the LOC135967618 gene encoding galectin-9B-like isoform X5, with protein MHMPLQKGMPFDLCFLVQSSDFKVMVNGSLFVQYFHRVPFHRVDTISVNGAVQLSYISFQPPGVRPANPAPITQTVIHTVQSAPGQMFSTPALPPVMYPHPAYPMPFVTTIPGGLYPSKSIILSGTVLPSAQRFHINLCSGSHIAFHLNPRFDENAVVRNTQINNCWGSEERSLPRKMPFVRGQSFSVWILCDTHCLKVAVDGQHLFEYYHRLRNLPAINKLEVGGDIQLTHVQT; from the exons ATGCACATGCCCCTCCAGAAGGGGATGCCCTttgacctctgcttcctggtgCAGAGCTCGGATTTCAAG GTGATGGTGAACGGGAGCCTCTTCGTGCAGTACTTCCACCGCGTGCCCTTCCACCGTGTGGACACCATCTCCGTCAATGGCGCTGTGCAGCTGTCCTACATCAGCTTCCAG CCTCCCGGCGTGCGGCCCGCCAACCCGGCTCCCATT ACCCAGACAGTCATCCACACGGTGCAGAGCGCCCCTGGACAGATGTTCTCT ACTCCCGCCCTCCCACCTGTGATGTACCCCCACCCCGCCTAT CCAATGCCTTTTGTCACCACCATTCCGGGAGGACTGTATCCATCCAAGTCCATCATCCTGTCGGGCACTGTCCTGCCCAGTGCTCAGAG GTTCCACATCAACCTGTGCTCTGGGAGCCACATCGCCTTCCACCTGAACCCCCGTTTTGATGAGAACGCTGTGGTCCGCAACACCCAGATCAACAACTGTTGGGGGTCTGAGGAGCGAAGTCTGCCCCGAAAAATGCCCTTCGTCCGAGGCCAGAGCTTCTCG GTGTGGATCTTGTGTGACACGCACTGCCTCAAGGTGGCCGTGGATGGTCAGCACCTGTTTGAATATTACCATCGCCTGAGGAACCTGCCCGCCATCAACAAACTGGAAGTGGGGGGCGACATCCAGCTGACCCACGTGCAGACATAG
- the LOC135967618 gene encoding galectin-9B-like isoform X2, with product MAFSCSQAPYLNPAVPFSGTIQGGLQDGLQITVNGTVLSSSGSRFAVNFQTGFSGNDIAFHFNPRFEDGGYVVCNTRQKRRWGPEERKMHMPLQKGMPFDLCFLVQSSDFKVMVNGSLFVQYFHRVPFHRVDTISVNGAVQLSYISFQPPGVRPANPAPITQTVIHTVQSAPGQMFSTPALPPVMYPHPAYPMPFVTTIPGGLYPSKSIILSGTVLPSAQRFHINLCSGSHIAFHLNPRFDENAVVRNTQINNCWGSEERSLPRKMPFVRGQSFSVWILCDTHCLKVAVDGQHLFEYYHRLRNLPAINKLEVGGDIQLTHVQT from the exons TCCAGGACGGACTTCAGATCACTGTCAATGGAACTGTTCTCAGCTCCAGTGgaagcag GTTTGCTGTGAACTTTCAGACCGGCTTCAGTGGAAACGACATTGCCTTCCACTTCAACCCTCGGTTTGAAGACGGAGGGTACGTGGTGTGCAACACGAGGCAGAAAAGAAGATGGGGGCCTGAGGAGAGGAAGATGCACATGCCCCTCCAGAAGGGGATGCCCTttgacctctgcttcctggtgCAGAGCTCGGATTTCAAG GTGATGGTGAACGGGAGCCTCTTCGTGCAGTACTTCCACCGCGTGCCCTTCCACCGTGTGGACACCATCTCCGTCAATGGCGCTGTGCAGCTGTCCTACATCAGCTTCCAG CCTCCCGGCGTGCGGCCCGCCAACCCGGCTCCCATT ACCCAGACAGTCATCCACACGGTGCAGAGCGCCCCTGGACAGATGTTCTCT ACTCCCGCCCTCCCACCTGTGATGTACCCCCACCCCGCCTAT CCAATGCCTTTTGTCACCACCATTCCGGGAGGACTGTATCCATCCAAGTCCATCATCCTGTCGGGCACTGTCCTGCCCAGTGCTCAGAG GTTCCACATCAACCTGTGCTCTGGGAGCCACATCGCCTTCCACCTGAACCCCCGTTTTGATGAGAACGCTGTGGTCCGCAACACCCAGATCAACAACTGTTGGGGGTCTGAGGAGCGAAGTCTGCCCCGAAAAATGCCCTTCGTCCGAGGCCAGAGCTTCTCG GTGTGGATCTTGTGTGACACGCACTGCCTCAAGGTGGCCGTGGATGGTCAGCACCTGTTTGAATATTACCATCGCCTGAGGAACCTGCCCGCCATCAACAAACTGGAAGTGGGGGGCGACATCCAGCTGACCCACGTGCAGACATAG
- the LOC135967618 gene encoding galectin-9B-like isoform X6 gives MAFSCSQAPYLNPAVPFSGTIQGGLQDGLQITVNGTVLSSSGSRFAVNFQTGFSGNDIAFHFNPRFEDGGYVVCNTRQKRRWGPEERKMHMPLQKGMPFDLCFLVQSSDFKVMVNGSLFVQYFHRVPFHRVDTISVNGAVQLSYISFQPPGVRPANPAPITQTVIHTVQSAPGQMFSTPALPPVMYPHPAYPMPFVTTIPGGLYPSKSIILSGTVLPSAQRCGSCVTRTASRWPWMVSTCLNITIA, from the exons TCCAGGACGGACTTCAGATCACTGTCAATGGAACTGTTCTCAGCTCCAGTGgaagcag GTTTGCTGTGAACTTTCAGACCGGCTTCAGTGGAAACGACATTGCCTTCCACTTCAACCCTCGGTTTGAAGACGGAGGGTACGTGGTGTGCAACACGAGGCAGAAAAGAAGATGGGGGCCTGAGGAGAGGAAGATGCACATGCCCCTCCAGAAGGGGATGCCCTttgacctctgcttcctggtgCAGAGCTCGGATTTCAAG GTGATGGTGAACGGGAGCCTCTTCGTGCAGTACTTCCACCGCGTGCCCTTCCACCGTGTGGACACCATCTCCGTCAATGGCGCTGTGCAGCTGTCCTACATCAGCTTCCAG CCTCCCGGCGTGCGGCCCGCCAACCCGGCTCCCATT ACCCAGACAGTCATCCACACGGTGCAGAGCGCCCCTGGACAGATGTTCTCT ACTCCCGCCCTCCCACCTGTGATGTACCCCCACCCCGCCTAT CCAATGCCTTTTGTCACCACCATTCCGGGAGGACTGTATCCATCCAAGTCCATCATCCTGTCGGGCACTGTCCTGCCCAGTGCTCAGAG GTGTGGATCTTGTGTGACACGCACTGCCTCAAGGTGGCCGTGGATGGTCAGCACCTGTTTGAATATTACCATCGCCTGA
- the LOC135967618 gene encoding galectin-9B-like isoform X3, whose translation MAFSCSQAPYLNPAVPFSGTIQGGLQDGLQITVNGTVLSSSGSRFAVNFQTGFSGNDIAFHFNPRFEDGGYVVCNTRQKRRWGPEERKMHMPLQKGMPFDLCFLVQSSDFKVMVNGSLFVQYFHRVPFHRVDTISVNGAVQLSYISFQNPRTVPVQPAFSMVPFSQPVCFPPRPRGRRQKPPGVRPANPAPITQTVIHTVQSAPGQMFSTPALPPVMYPHPAYPMPFVTTIPGGLYPSKSIILSGTVLPSAQRFHINLCSGSHIAFHLNPRFDENAVVRNTQINNCWGSEERSLPRKMPFVRGQSFSEAARVLGTQS comes from the exons TCCAGGACGGACTTCAGATCACTGTCAATGGAACTGTTCTCAGCTCCAGTGgaagcag GTTTGCTGTGAACTTTCAGACCGGCTTCAGTGGAAACGACATTGCCTTCCACTTCAACCCTCGGTTTGAAGACGGAGGGTACGTGGTGTGCAACACGAGGCAGAAAAGAAGATGGGGGCCTGAGGAGAGGAAGATGCACATGCCCCTCCAGAAGGGGATGCCCTttgacctctgcttcctggtgCAGAGCTCGGATTTCAAG GTGATGGTGAACGGGAGCCTCTTCGTGCAGTACTTCCACCGCGTGCCCTTCCACCGTGTGGACACCATCTCCGTCAATGGCGCTGTGCAGCTGTCCTACATCAGCTTCCAG AACCCCCGCACAGTCCCTGTTCAGCCCGCCTTCTCCATGGTGCCGTTCTCCCAGCCTGTCTGTTTCCCACCCAGGCCCAGGGGGCGCAGACAAAAA CCTCCCGGCGTGCGGCCCGCCAACCCGGCTCCCATT ACCCAGACAGTCATCCACACGGTGCAGAGCGCCCCTGGACAGATGTTCTCT ACTCCCGCCCTCCCACCTGTGATGTACCCCCACCCCGCCTAT CCAATGCCTTTTGTCACCACCATTCCGGGAGGACTGTATCCATCCAAGTCCATCATCCTGTCGGGCACTGTCCTGCCCAGTGCTCAGAG GTTCCACATCAACCTGTGCTCTGGGAGCCACATCGCCTTCCACCTGAACCCCCGTTTTGATGAGAACGCTGTGGTCCGCAACACCCAGATCAACAACTGTTGGGGGTCTGAGGAGCGAAGTCTGCCCCGAAAAATGCCCTTCGTCCGAGGCCAGAGCTTCTCG GAAGCAGCCCGCGTGCTGGGGACGCAGTCATGA
- the LOC135967618 gene encoding galectin-9B-like isoform X1 has product MAFSCSQAPYLNPAVPFSGTIQGGLQDGLQITVNGTVLSSSGSRFAVNFQTGFSGNDIAFHFNPRFEDGGYVVCNTRQKRRWGPEERKMHMPLQKGMPFDLCFLVQSSDFKVMVNGSLFVQYFHRVPFHRVDTISVNGAVQLSYISFQNPRTVPVQPAFSMVPFSQPVCFPPRPRGRRQKPPGVRPANPAPITQTVIHTVQSAPGQMFSTPALPPVMYPHPAYPMPFVTTIPGGLYPSKSIILSGTVLPSAQRFHINLCSGSHIAFHLNPRFDENAVVRNTQINNCWGSEERSLPRKMPFVRGQSFSVWILCDTHCLKVAVDGQHLFEYYHRLRNLPAINKLEVGGDIQLTHVQT; this is encoded by the exons TCCAGGACGGACTTCAGATCACTGTCAATGGAACTGTTCTCAGCTCCAGTGgaagcag GTTTGCTGTGAACTTTCAGACCGGCTTCAGTGGAAACGACATTGCCTTCCACTTCAACCCTCGGTTTGAAGACGGAGGGTACGTGGTGTGCAACACGAGGCAGAAAAGAAGATGGGGGCCTGAGGAGAGGAAGATGCACATGCCCCTCCAGAAGGGGATGCCCTttgacctctgcttcctggtgCAGAGCTCGGATTTCAAG GTGATGGTGAACGGGAGCCTCTTCGTGCAGTACTTCCACCGCGTGCCCTTCCACCGTGTGGACACCATCTCCGTCAATGGCGCTGTGCAGCTGTCCTACATCAGCTTCCAG AACCCCCGCACAGTCCCTGTTCAGCCCGCCTTCTCCATGGTGCCGTTCTCCCAGCCTGTCTGTTTCCCACCCAGGCCCAGGGGGCGCAGACAAAAA CCTCCCGGCGTGCGGCCCGCCAACCCGGCTCCCATT ACCCAGACAGTCATCCACACGGTGCAGAGCGCCCCTGGACAGATGTTCTCT ACTCCCGCCCTCCCACCTGTGATGTACCCCCACCCCGCCTAT CCAATGCCTTTTGTCACCACCATTCCGGGAGGACTGTATCCATCCAAGTCCATCATCCTGTCGGGCACTGTCCTGCCCAGTGCTCAGAG GTTCCACATCAACCTGTGCTCTGGGAGCCACATCGCCTTCCACCTGAACCCCCGTTTTGATGAGAACGCTGTGGTCCGCAACACCCAGATCAACAACTGTTGGGGGTCTGAGGAGCGAAGTCTGCCCCGAAAAATGCCCTTCGTCCGAGGCCAGAGCTTCTCG GTGTGGATCTTGTGTGACACGCACTGCCTCAAGGTGGCCGTGGATGGTCAGCACCTGTTTGAATATTACCATCGCCTGAGGAACCTGCCCGCCATCAACAAACTGGAAGTGGGGGGCGACATCCAGCTGACCCACGTGCAGACATAG